The Coffea arabica cultivar ET-39 chromosome 2c, Coffea Arabica ET-39 HiFi, whole genome shotgun sequence genome includes the window TCCAGTATGCTAAACTATGTACAATTTGGATGGTAGCTAAGGCAATGCCTCCCTACAAACAGATGACGAGTTGAGTGGAAAAAATCTTCATCCTCTTGATAAACTGGTAAGATCCACATGAAAACAAGAGTTAGCTGATGCGGTAAAACTGCTTTGTACAGATGGTAAGAGAGCTGTTGCTCTGTTTCTAGACTTCAAATCAAAAGGTGCAGAATGAAAAGTACCTATCTGCTATCTCCCCGTTCGCTCCAGCGAACGAATTTCGTCGAGTTAGCACATAACTCCTGTCTGAGGGATCTTTTGCTTTTGAACAGaggaaaaggaaggaagaagtaTACATGGAGACGTGCCATATGCTGCAGGGCATTTTGCATTAACAACCAGAGAGAATTAAGGGGGAAAAGAGGGAGAAGCAAACAGACATTGTAGAGATCCATCATACCTGTGCCAAATCCAGTAGGTTTGGCTattttccagtttccagcttaTTGCAGCCATCGCTAAGGCAACGAACCCTGCTATAACAAAGCCCCACCGATATCGTCTTAGAAGCGTGTCAACAAGATTACGTATCCATTCCTTTATGGCTGATCTGCAAGTAACAAAAATGTTGATTACATCAGCAAAATTGAAGTGTTTTCTGTATCTGTAATTCACAAGCTGCCAGGAGGCATTAAGCTTCACAAAATGCAGTATCAATCAAATATCCCACTTCCTCCTAGGGGTAGGTGAAAGGGATAACTTCTAGTCTTCTGATACCAGCAGTAAGCAAATTGCTTGACTCAAGAGCAATAGCCGCTTATTTTGCATTTATATTTGAGTTCTATACTCCCAAATAAACCTAAATGTGCCCATAACTTCCTGTTTCAATTGTGAAATAGTTCAGCCAGGCCTGACACAGAACAATATAAAAGACCTCGATAAAAATGATTTACCTATCAACCAAATTCAGATGGAACTGAGCCGAACAGGAAAACGATCTATGGTGAGTACAAAGCTCAATCAGCCACCCAGCAATAAGACCCAAAGTCCCAATGGCTAAAACAAGAACGATGTTTGAGGATCTACAAACAATAAAATGAAGGTTAGAAACCCAATAGAATCGTAAGAGTACaaggaaataaaagaaatacaatacCGTGTTGGACCAGTTTCAGCCATAAGGGCCGTTACTATTGCAACAATTGTGTGAATCGTCCTCTTTGAAGTTTCATTAATAGCAGCTAGGTACACAAAAGTGCTGACAACCGCCATGAATGAAAGCCAGAAATCCATAAACTATAAACACAAACACAAATTTATGACGACAATAATCAAAATCACGTCTCAAGAGTCCACCAGTACACTCAAATAAGAAGCCAGAAAATACCTGCAAGACATGAAATGTTAATGCACACCAGGTTCCTACATCACAAGCATGATACAGCCCACTTGAGATCCCACTAGATGTGAAAAGAACCCATTCAGCAAATGCCTGCAGCAAAATGTAGAATTTTAACTTTTAATACAGAAATGAAGAGAAACAGAATTTTTTTAGCTGTTTACAGTTGATTAaactgaaaaacaaaaaatgagccCATATGCTGATGAACTGGAAAAGGCTTGTTGTTTTTTCTGATTATTCAGGCTGATATACTTAGGTCAGTGgggaaaattaaagagaaaaacTCTGTTAATTTCCAGATGAGCTATCACTACCTTATGGCGGAGGGCCCAGTAAGCGGGAAGCACAGCTGCAGCATTGGATGCAATGAGGGTAATTGATTGCCATATGCGCCCTACATGATTTTTCAGCAATTTTCCTTTAAAAGACCCATTATATAGCATTGTTAACTACTAGCTTTTAAATTGAGATGAATATCAATCATTAGCTATAAGATACATGTCGCATCCTAATCTTACACACAACAGATTGCATGTAAAAATTGCAAAGGCAATCAAGGGATTGAAGATATACATAAGATACAATTTGATACTTTGACAGAGCCAGAGCATTAACAAGGAACAAGTACTGCATAAACATATGCATATGGATGATACATATACATATTCTGACCAAATGTAGGCCCACAAAAagacaataaaagaaaaacttttgatgatttgaaCATAACACAAGTGACAAGGACATTTGGGGCAACCACTTGTGCAGCCAAAGTGCAGCTCAAGTACATTATGCAATCCTCTGTGCAAGGAATCTAGTTATAGGATTGCAAATAGTGTGAATCTCTGGAAGATTTTTGTGCATCCCATTTTTTGGACCTGATGTTTTGCTCCCACATGTACAAGCACCGCTTACAATTTATTGGTATACATGATGTACACTTATAAAACTACTGATGTAAAAAAGGACTAAACAGATGTAAAATACATCtgatgtaataataataacgaAGATGAtgatataaaataaatcaattatATTATAAGGAATATACAAAAAACTTCCGCCTGCATTTAGGCTCCCTTTGCAAGCAAAATGATTAATCAAAAGCACTGACTCAAAAATGAGCCAAAGGATAGAGTAAAGTCAAAATTTACCTGTGGGCATCATCAAATAGTTCCTAAATTTATGCATTATAAGGAATATCTGTTCATGTCTAGAAAACCTGTTGTGTGAGTATGTATCACTCAATGAGGAACCTCAATTGGAATCTGCCAAAAtaaattgtcattttttttccctcagaAACTTCTGACTCAATTTCAATGGCCTGAAACCATCTACCACTCTAAATGAAAcacggaatttttttttttcgaaaccatCAACCAGTCTAAATGAAACacggaatttttttttctcaaactcTACGTCATGTTCAACACATAAAACTAGACTTCGAAATATGAAGCTTAATGATAACCAATAAAATGCCAGAAAGACTTCGGAACtgtcatctttcatcaaagaggaAATCAATTACCTTTATGTGACACCAACTCCACGCTGCAGTCAAAGCCTCCATGGTTACGATCACAAGCACAGTAGCTGGCCAGAAATCATTTCAGATGAGAATTGATCAATAGTTTACTACTAAGCCATTCATTGAGAAGATATTAACCTGTATAGTGACAGCCCACTGGTATCTAAAAGAAATTGACAGTTTCCATGAGCAGAACATTTTTGTGGACATCTCTCTACTGAGATAGACATAGTTGTTTGATATGTGTATCCACTACCAACGGGATTTACTTGCCTCAgtccaaaattccagattccTTCTCTTggatataatatataaaaaccGATTGATTTCTCAGTAGAATCATACAGCTTAAAAAACATGGAACCATTGCTGCTGCTTGTGCTATTTGTGCAGAAATAGTCCCAGTTATCCAGAGAAGGAAATCCTCCATATCTGGCATACATTTCATAACTTATCTTATCATCTGATGTAAGGCGGATATGGATATTTCCTCCAGCAGCACCATAAGGGATGTCTACGAGGAAAAATGTCCAAGCAACATCGTTATTTCCTCCATAAGAAGAATTGCTCAAAAGCGGTTCTAAAGGAAAGTTAGCTGAATCTGACAACACCTTCTCACTCAATGGCAAGTAGTAGGATTCAAAAGGGGCAGAAGGATTTTTCCGAAGAACAGTCTGCAAGCAATCATTTTCAGCTTGTAAAGAATATAATCCAGGTGACTTCTTTGAGTCTTCATCAGAAGAAACAAAATCCAGATTATAAGCAACCAGAATAGCTCAAAATCAGGTAACCGAGGGAAAAAACTTTGtaaacaaaatttcaacttattttttgttaaaaaacgTAACTATACAATGGATCAACGAAGTCAAGCAAGTGTTTTTGAGTAGTCGAGCAACCATTTATGCAGTCTTACCTGAAGCATGTATCTTTTCCATGTACAGTTAGGTCCAGCTTTATCCACAGGACACTGAAGAACTTGCCATTCCAATGAATAACAAACAGCTGTGCTCAGTTCTCGAAGTCCGCCACTGTTTGGAAGACTGACCGGTTGAACAGTAACATACCAACGGCCAAGTTTTGGTGCTGGTATAACTAGAGGGGCTTTGCTGATATTGCCAGAATAATCATGCAACGTATCTAGCGGCATTGCACCATGCCGAGCATAAGACATCAAGATAATCCCACTTGCATTTTTTGTGCTATTTGAATTGAACCTAATATTTGAGGCAGTAATTGTTAGCTCTTCAGAAAATCCCATTACATTCAAAGAGAAGACTTTTGGTCCATTATCCACATGACAAGTCCCATCATCAGCATTTCTGCAAACAACCACATTCTCTGCCACTAGATCAGAAGTTTTGTTACCAGAACTGCTATCGGTTACAACATATCCCTCAGCACACGTAAGCAGATTAACCGTCTGGTTGCAGAATTGGCCAGTCACCATTGGGGCTGTACATCCTTCCACACTCACATTGCAACTAAAAGAGTATGATTGGCCACGATTAATCTGCAGTGACATtgttaaaaacaacaaaattgaatAAGTAGCTGGTGTGCAATTGCATAAGTCATGAAATTGGGACTAAAAAACAGAAGACATGCGAGAGTCCTAGATGAGAAGAGAAAATAATGTTTTGGTAGACTGAGTGAATATCCAATATGCCAATATAAGAATGTATACCAATATCTGCTATGCAAATATATAGATGTTACCAAGAAGAAAAATCATAGGATTTCTATGTCTAATATGCAGATATATGGCTGTATACCGATATCTATTGTGAATGTAAGTTTGGCGTAAGAAAATTAAGTCATAATACTTCACCACAcagcaaaaagaaaattaaagggGGAAAGGGTCATAAAAGTTTGCAAGAAACGTGTCCTTTGGCTAGCATTTGTTAATAATGTGATATGAGTCATATGACCCCAAGTCTTGGTTAAAGAGCACCTGCTTTTGATCTTGACCTATGATAGAGAAAAGCCATGTGTAATAACTAATTTTCACCATAAACTATTTGACAAAATCTAGTCAACTAATCACCATTGTCCCATATGCAGTCTTTTGCCAAGAACAAATAAAAGAAGGAAGAATGAACAGAGAATGGATTTCAGTTAAATTCAACCATCATTCCAATTGATTTTCCTTAGTGAATGTATAAATCATGAACTGTGTCAGAATGTAATCTTTATAGTGCAGAGATCAATTAGAATGAAGGCAAATATAAAAGGCTGAATGGAAATTTAAGTTAAAAAATGTTATGAAAACATGGCTAGCAAAGAGAAATGAACcttaagaattgaagaaaaaaagtaCCATTTTTGACTGTGTCCTTATAGGTCCAATGCCATTGAATAAACCAAAGTACCATACACCAGGAGAAATCTGTAGAAAAACTTTGCAATTTAGACAAATGGTAATAGGGACTATAacattaaaaaatgaaaagtacATTAGACTATTTACACAATAGCCTGGATATTCAACAAACCCTGTCTAACTCTGTTACCTACAAGACACCATCATATACCAAGACATAAAAAACATATTTTCTGGGTACGAGTACCATATCAATACACaatcaaagagaaaaaggaaagtatATACACAATATTGGAATAGAAACGGGAGATTGTCCAAATATTTATCAATGCGCTCTCTGATTATATACGTAGCAAGTTTATGCCTTGTAGATTTAGAAGAACTAAGATTAAACCTGCTCATTTGTCAATCTCAGAGATATTATCTTCTGCATAGGGTAGCACTGCTCAACAATCTGAAGACCTTGTATTCCTCCAATAGAATCATTCGAGACATAATCGAACACTGTGGAAGATAATATTATAACTTTGAGGAGAATTGACAATAGTTGTGTCAATCAGAAGACAAACTGCTATATTGCAGTTATCATAAGTAATATGAATACAAAAAACACTGGACATCAGGAATATAGCATGTAGAAAGAAATGAAACTTGAAGTCCATCTGAAAATTGAAAGGCGTCAAATAACCTCATAAATGGATGTTGTGAAAGGTCCATGTGAATGATTTTACCATCTTCAGAATTTGCAAAGTAATAATGATGCCAGGTGTACAAAATTTAGTAATCCATTAGTAGGGTGTTGGAATGTATGTATTGGGTACCAAAACTGGAAAAAGATGATACTCCAATACCAGGAGACAATAAAATCTTTCACCAGGGGCATCATTTTAAGAAAGATACAAAGCAAGCATGCAGCTGGCTTCTAGTTTATGCAAGGTATTCACCAAGCTACAGCAAAGTAAATCAAATAAGAACAAAGGAGGCAATCTAGTTTATTGTGCAAAAAGTGTAACTGACGAACACTGACCAAAGCATGTACATGAATGTGCCCTTTGAAGAAAAGTATTGCTTAAAAGCTAGTCCTCACATAcaaaataatagtaaaataGTTGCTCTCTGTTAGAATATGCTCGTAAATCAAAACTTTACCTAGACCAGTTAGAGAAGTATTATAGAATATGCTTGTAAAATCAAAACTTTACCTAGACCAGTTAGAGAAGTATTATAAACATCAGGCAGGGGGGGGCTCCCTTCACGGAAGCAAATCATTGGAAGATTGCTTGTTGAGGCTTCTCTAATGTTCCTCAGATCCTGCGAATACTTAGATTCACATATTTGGACATGCCACAAGATTCAAGACACCAGAAGAAAAAGCATTTAAAGGAAAAGCCTGTCGTGTTGTATTTAAGTAGAAAATACAAAACGCAAGACATAATAAAACTTGGATTCAAGCACAACAGAAATATTAACACGCTTACACTACTAAAAAGCCTTAAATAGCACACTTACAAGGTCTACATCTGATTCTAAATTTATTGACATCGAAGAGAACCATGGCGGCAAATTCACTGCAAGAAATCCCAGAAATTAAAACCGACCAGAGGTAACATGAACAAGTAAACACATTCTTTCAAGTACAATATATTATTCCTTTCCGACTTATCAAAATGCAAGTATTTATGTCTGCATTTTAGAGAGTGCAAGCAAATAAGAATGAAGCAAAATGATTCACAAAAAGTTAATTCCACGCACTCTAATTGAAATAAGTAGACAATTAGTAATCCTAAGTTTAATGCTAATCTGCAAGTAATGGTATGAGTTTGGAGGACTAAAACGCTACAAATCCCGTCTCGGAGAAAATCAAAAGAATAAGCACGAATTGTTCTGATGTCACCGATAATCCAATATTCATACCTAACATGGCATAAAACAACCGACAACTCTTCTTACATCAGTGTTCTGACTCCTAATCATTTAGACAATCAAACTGGGCTTATCAATATGAAACTTTTAAGTTAGCCTTTTAAGTAAGTTTCAGACAAAATGTAACTCCTAGTAAAATATCAATCATAA containing:
- the LOC140004524 gene encoding uncharacterized protein, which produces MGKIWILGSSCRNLLCPFFIGYALICTGAHCFQFGQIPAGDDGGGGRDDGFNSTFTISSFTYAQTRLKPYDWRYIKVNLPPWFSSMSINLESDVDLYSQDLRNIREASTSNLPMICFREGSPPLPDVYNTSLTGLVFDYVSNDSIGGIQGLQIVEQCYPMQKIISLRLTNEQISPGVWYFGLFNGIGPIRTQSKMINRGQSYSFSCNVSVEGCTAPMVTGQFCNQTVNLLTCAEGYVVTDSSSGNKTSDLVAENVVVCRNADDGTCHVDNGPKVFSLNVMGFSEELTITASNIRFNSNSTKNASGIILMSYARHGAMPLDTLHDYSGNISKAPLVIPAPKLGRWYVTVQPVSLPNSGGLRELSTAVCYSLEWQVLQCPVDKAGPNCTWKRYMLQTVLRKNPSAPFESYYLPLSEKVLSDSANFPLEPLLSNSSYGGNNDVAWTFFLVDIPYGAAGGNIHIRLTSDDKISYEMYARYGGFPSLDNWDYFCTNSTSSSNGSMFFKLYDSTEKSIGFYILYPREGIWNFGLRQVNPVGSGYTYQTTMSISVERCPQKCSAHGNCQFLLDTSGLSLYSYCACDRNHGGFDCSVELVSHKGKLLKNHVGRIWQSITLIASNAAAVLPAYWALRHKAFAEWVLFTSSGISSGLYHACDVGTWCALTFHVLQFMDFWLSFMAVVSTFVYLAAINETSKRTIHTIVAIVTALMAETGPTRSSNIVLVLAIGTLGLIAGWLIELCTHHRSFSCSAQFHLNLVDRSAIKEWIRNLVDTLLRRYRWGFVIAGFVALAMAAISWKLENSQTYWIWHSIWHVSMYTSSFLFLCSKAKDPSDRSYVLTRRNSFAGANGEIADSLSRG